From a single Alloactinosynnema sp. L-07 genomic region:
- a CDS encoding DUF202 domain-containing protein, which produces MSAHIERTTLAWTRTTLAALGLAAVVIRLKIDDPILITVATVAVCLLFLILIRSNPGDGRRSAAVVGLVLVVAAVELVRLLT; this is translated from the coding sequence ATGAGCGCCCACATCGAACGCACAACCCTGGCATGGACGCGCACAACACTGGCCGCACTGGGCCTCGCCGCCGTCGTCATCCGCCTGAAAATCGACGACCCGATCCTGATCACGGTCGCCACAGTCGCCGTCTGCCTGCTGTTCCTCATCCTGATCCGCAGCAACCCCGGCGACGGCCGCCGATCCGCTGCCGTCGTCGGCTTGGTCCTAGTCGTGGCGGCGGTGGAACTGGTCCGGCTGCTTACCTGA
- a CDS encoding cysteine hydrolase has translation MTTEPRRAAVLALHWQVNVIKPEGFFGGMLAAPVAASGVVDRAVAFHERARAAELPVVFTRFTIPAGEGELVRNTGFMAAVGQAQDSFRPDAPGAALIEDMRDQADHVVDNQKLSGLAGNDLMAWLGERGIDTVFITGVATNLTVEQTARHGTDLGLTVHVVRECVAAATEEAHLASLANLDLTTGGCLSGDEALRLS, from the coding sequence ATGACGACCGAACCGCGCCGCGCCGCCGTCCTCGCCCTGCACTGGCAGGTCAACGTGATCAAGCCGGAGGGATTCTTCGGCGGCATGCTCGCCGCGCCGGTGGCCGCCAGTGGCGTGGTCGACCGCGCCGTCGCGTTCCACGAGCGGGCCCGCGCGGCCGAACTGCCAGTGGTCTTCACCCGGTTCACGATCCCCGCGGGCGAGGGCGAGTTGGTCCGCAACACCGGATTCATGGCAGCGGTCGGCCAGGCTCAGGACTCGTTCCGCCCGGACGCGCCCGGCGCCGCACTGATCGAGGACATGCGCGACCAAGCCGACCACGTGGTCGACAACCAGAAACTGTCCGGCCTGGCGGGCAATGACCTGATGGCCTGGCTGGGCGAGCGCGGCATCGACACGGTGTTCATCACCGGGGTCGCCACCAACCTCACCGTCGAGCAGACCGCGCGCCACGGAACGGATCTGGGCCTGACCGTCCACGTCGTGCGCGAATGCGTCGCCGCCGCCACCGAGGAAGCCCACCTGGCGTCGCTGGCGAATCTCGACCTGACGACCGGGGGCTGCCTCAGCGGCGACGAAGCACTCAGGCTGTCTTGA
- a CDS encoding ASCH domain-containing protein translates to MSLSRNGTSSLLLSPNSILANALLRSIDLLRPRVHAARPARIEFVVGTQINGAPHLGTNLVQTAAFLLAKTARREFSIETVVRFGALDNAPHEVVLDPETHHAYQQTYYHALGKDKIAELIGTYYTAFFDSLSEATDTTYEVETYTDQQATPGFRAEFLRTLGQLEDIRWWMAPSHGAVHIRVPCPNCGWAEKRADRTKLLRLDEDGATFGAVCLDHGDYETHVDPEDDQPYLDLATLYRNLVKERAFGRDTSTLHVMMKGGDWAFGCQLVDGALGALATPAGQMPMRIFTPQVLAPTGAKLSKSLLREQGRAVLPADVEPWMLDTTTWPGDIDNYVDSLVWLVGELLTDPKHFFRSFTVKELGRLMSARPISLPVRAHEMGIYKRYFDLIATGRKTTEIRVNDSSRKKIKEGSLIRFRCQGDEVLTRVTRVARYTSFDEMFDHEVAASVNPLATREQQLANIRQIYPPNAKHSGSSPSASNSSTHSGPSDRPMRQPSTGRSVRRSSSRGRSCCRRRCPE, encoded by the coding sequence ATGTCGTTGAGCCGCAACGGAACAAGTTCGTTGCTGCTGTCACCGAACAGCATCCTGGCCAACGCGCTGCTACGAAGCATCGACCTACTGCGGCCCCGGGTTCACGCGGCCCGCCCGGCACGGATCGAATTCGTTGTCGGCACCCAGATCAACGGCGCCCCACACCTGGGCACCAACCTGGTTCAGACAGCGGCGTTCCTGCTGGCCAAGACCGCCCGCCGCGAGTTCTCCATCGAAACCGTCGTCCGCTTCGGCGCCTTGGACAACGCCCCACACGAGGTCGTCCTCGACCCCGAGACCCACCACGCCTATCAGCAGACCTATTATCATGCGCTCGGCAAGGACAAGATCGCCGAGCTGATCGGCACGTACTACACCGCGTTCTTCGACTCGCTTTCCGAGGCCACCGACACCACCTACGAGGTCGAGACCTACACCGACCAGCAGGCCACACCCGGATTCCGAGCCGAGTTCCTGCGCACGCTCGGTCAGCTGGAAGACATCCGTTGGTGGATGGCGCCGTCGCATGGCGCCGTCCACATCCGAGTCCCCTGCCCGAACTGCGGATGGGCCGAGAAACGCGCCGACCGAACCAAGCTGCTCAGACTTGACGAGGACGGCGCGACCTTTGGCGCGGTCTGCCTGGACCACGGCGACTACGAGACTCATGTCGACCCAGAGGACGACCAGCCGTATCTCGATCTGGCCACTCTCTATCGGAACCTGGTCAAGGAACGCGCTTTCGGGCGTGACACCAGCACGCTGCACGTGATGATGAAGGGCGGCGACTGGGCATTCGGCTGCCAGCTCGTCGATGGCGCCCTTGGCGCACTGGCCACCCCTGCCGGACAAATGCCGATGCGGATCTTCACCCCGCAGGTGCTCGCACCGACCGGCGCGAAGCTGTCCAAGTCACTCCTGCGCGAGCAGGGCCGCGCGGTTCTGCCCGCCGATGTCGAGCCCTGGATGCTCGACACCACCACGTGGCCTGGCGACATCGACAACTATGTGGACTCGCTGGTCTGGCTTGTCGGGGAGCTACTCACCGACCCTAAACACTTCTTCCGCTCGTTCACCGTAAAGGAACTCGGTCGCCTCATGTCCGCCCGCCCGATCAGCCTGCCCGTCCGCGCCCACGAGATGGGCATCTACAAACGCTATTTCGACCTCATCGCGACCGGGCGCAAGACCACGGAGATCCGCGTCAACGACTCCAGCCGCAAAAAGATCAAGGAAGGCTCGCTGATCCGGTTCCGCTGCCAGGGCGACGAAGTCCTCACCCGGGTCACCCGTGTTGCCCGCTACACCAGCTTCGACGAGATGTTCGACCACGAGGTCGCCGCGTCGGTCAACCCGCTGGCGACCCGCGAACAGCAACTGGCGAACATCCGCCAGATATATCCCCCGAACGCGAAGCACTCGGGGTCGTCGCCATCGGCATCGAACTCGTCGACCCACTCCGGCCCATCTGATCGACCTATGCGCCAACCATCAACTGGGCGCAGTGTTCGCCGATCATCATCGCGGGGGCGTTCGTGTTGCCGCCGACGATGTCCGGAATGA
- a CDS encoding acyl-CoA desaturase, with translation MTEMLTERRGSDFAVLARSIKELGLLDRRYGYYATRIGLTALSLAALAVGFVWVGDSWWSLFLAVAASFVTTQFAFLGHDAGHRQIFTSKRRNDWVGYGCGAVTGISYQWWVGKHNRHHQNPNHEDEDPDIDIPALAFSRDQARTKSGPLRWIAAYQAYLFIPLLMTQAVMLKSAGLEAAVEGSIKGLKREVALLATHVAWYLAAVFLVLSPGKAVLFILIHQGLMGIHLGMSFAPNHKGMPIIPQGEKLDFLRKQVLTSRNILGRRWVDIILGGLNYQIEHHLFPSMPSVSLRHAQPVVQRFCEGRGVSYTHTDFMTSYGDVLRHLHDAGAPLREKVKTA, from the coding sequence ATGACCGAAATGCTGACCGAGCGCCGCGGTAGCGACTTCGCCGTGCTCGCCCGTTCGATCAAGGAACTGGGCCTGCTCGACCGTCGCTATGGCTACTACGCCACCCGTATCGGGCTTACGGCGCTGTCCTTGGCCGCTTTGGCGGTCGGGTTCGTCTGGGTCGGCGACTCGTGGTGGTCGTTGTTCCTCGCGGTGGCCGCGTCGTTCGTCACGACGCAGTTCGCCTTCCTCGGCCACGATGCCGGGCACCGGCAGATCTTCACGTCCAAGCGGCGCAACGACTGGGTCGGCTACGGCTGTGGCGCGGTCACCGGGATCAGCTACCAGTGGTGGGTGGGCAAGCACAACCGACACCACCAGAACCCGAACCACGAGGACGAAGATCCCGACATCGACATCCCTGCGCTGGCGTTCAGCCGCGACCAGGCCCGCACCAAGTCCGGCCCGCTGCGCTGGATCGCCGCGTACCAGGCCTACCTGTTCATCCCGCTGCTGATGACCCAGGCCGTCATGCTCAAGAGCGCGGGCCTCGAGGCCGCGGTCGAGGGTTCGATCAAGGGCTTGAAGCGTGAGGTGGCACTGCTCGCCACGCATGTGGCCTGGTACCTGGCCGCGGTGTTCCTGGTGCTCTCGCCGGGCAAGGCCGTGCTGTTCATCCTGATCCACCAGGGCCTGATGGGCATCCACCTTGGCATGTCGTTCGCGCCGAACCACAAGGGTATGCCGATCATCCCGCAGGGCGAGAAGTTGGACTTCCTGCGCAAGCAGGTGCTGACCTCGCGCAACATCCTCGGCAGGCGCTGGGTCGACATCATCCTCGGCGGGCTGAACTACCAGATCGAGCACCACCTGTTCCCGAGCATGCCCAGCGTCAGCCTGCGGCACGCGCAGCCGGTGGTCCAGCGCTTCTGTGAAGGCCGTGGCGTCTCCTACACGCACACGGACTTCATGACCTCCTACGGCGACGTGCTGCGCCACCTGCACGACGCGGGTGCGCCGCTGCGGGAGAAGGTCAAGACAGCCTGA
- a CDS encoding YidH family protein — protein sequence MAAPSQIPITGQPGPPTGHPARAYHNGQDHPMDKRWPHQVYGVGTDPDARFSLANERTMLAWVRTGLALVAAGVVVDAVTLPMPDTARRWLAAGLVLLGAVAVAGGWFRWARTERAMRTDRPLPAPTLAAVLVSGLLGAALVVLIVILSR from the coding sequence ATGGCCGCCCCCTCGCAGATCCCGATCACCGGCCAGCCCGGCCCACCCACCGGTCACCCGGCCCGCGCGTACCACAACGGGCAGGATCACCCCATGGACAAACGCTGGCCCCACCAGGTCTACGGCGTCGGCACCGACCCGGATGCCCGCTTCTCCTTGGCCAACGAGCGCACCATGCTCGCCTGGGTCCGCACCGGCCTAGCCCTGGTCGCCGCAGGCGTGGTGGTCGACGCCGTGACCCTCCCGATGCCCGACACTGCCCGCCGCTGGCTCGCGGCCGGTCTCGTACTCCTGGGAGCCGTAGCGGTGGCAGGCGGCTGGTTCCGCTGGGCCCGTACCGAACGCGCCATGCGCACCGATCGCCCACTGCCCGCACCGACTTTGGCGGCGGTCCTGGTCAGCGGCCTACTGGGCGCGGCGCTGGTCGTCCTCATCGTGATCCTCAGCCGATGA
- a CDS encoding NAD-dependent epimerase/dehydratase family protein, protein MSVRHVVFGSGAIGLALVDALRSRGESRIRVVNRSGSAPVPDGVEVVRGDAADPAFATRVAEGARVVYQVLNPGYHEWVDRFPALQAGVLAAAEAAGARIVSLENVYMYGHAAGSAFTEDRPHAAHTVKGKLRGRMADDLLAAHTAGRVEVAIGRASDYYGPRGGAQSNLGDRVFRSVLKGKSASVLGDPDQPHTYTYVPDIGAGLAILGEHPVAAGQVWHLPNDPAEKTTRELVNLAYAAAGTSGAVRSVPDLVLWALGVVNPTVRELREMRYEFEEPFIVDSTKIAQLGARATPYEDGITQTLEGYR, encoded by the coding sequence TTGTCTGTCCGACACGTGGTGTTCGGCTCCGGCGCCATCGGCCTCGCGCTGGTCGACGCGCTGCGCTCGCGCGGCGAGTCCAGGATCCGGGTGGTCAACCGGTCCGGCTCGGCACCGGTCCCCGACGGCGTCGAGGTGGTCCGCGGCGACGCGGCCGACCCGGCCTTCGCCACCCGCGTCGCCGAGGGCGCCCGAGTCGTCTACCAGGTGCTCAACCCGGGTTACCACGAGTGGGTCGACCGCTTCCCCGCCCTGCAGGCGGGCGTGCTCGCCGCGGCGGAGGCGGCCGGGGCGCGGATAGTGAGCCTGGAAAACGTGTACATGTACGGCCACGCCGCCGGGTCGGCGTTCACCGAGGACCGGCCCCACGCGGCCCATACGGTCAAAGGCAAGCTGCGGGGCCGGATGGCCGACGACCTGCTGGCCGCGCACACGGCAGGTCGCGTCGAGGTCGCGATAGGGCGGGCCAGCGACTACTACGGCCCACGCGGCGGCGCACAGTCCAACCTCGGCGACCGCGTGTTCCGGTCCGTCCTGAAAGGCAAGTCAGCCTCGGTCCTCGGCGACCCGGACCAGCCGCACACCTACACCTACGTCCCCGACATCGGCGCGGGCCTGGCGATACTCGGCGAACACCCGGTCGCGGCGGGCCAGGTCTGGCACCTGCCCAACGACCCTGCAGAGAAGACCACCCGCGAGCTGGTGAACCTGGCCTACGCGGCGGCGGGCACCAGCGGCGCGGTTCGGTCGGTGCCCGACCTCGTGCTGTGGGCGCTGGGCGTGGTCAACCCGACTGTGCGGGAACTACGCGAGATGCGGTACGAGTTCGAGGAACCGTTCATCGTCGACAGCACCAAGATCGCCCAGCTCGGCGCCCGAGCGACGCCCTACGAGGACGGCATCACGCAGACCTTGGAGGGCTACCGCTAG
- a CDS encoding GMC family oxidoreductase: protein MNHPDYVVVGAGSAGCAVAGRLAASGAEVVLLEAGPGDKNMFVRKPGMIAVFHNVPQLKKRLDWGYYSTPQASALGRRIPQTRGKVLGGSSSVNGMIFVRGNRRNYDDWGLPGWSFDDVLPSFKRMEDWADGPSELRGTGGPIKVTRQQGITPAAEAFVEALSETAGVKKNDDYNGETQEGASFIQQNIDRGLRYSASIGYLTPRPNLTVRTGVTVSRVVIEGGRATGVEILTRAGKEIIHCSREVVLAAGVFGSAQVLMLSGVGPAAHLRDVGVEVRADLPVGDNLHDHLFVPMTFLTKKAVHRGTAPYFASGVVKEAIRGNTWMGRTVFEAVGFVHSSRGTAVPDIQLLALPWSYPHPNQDAPIRHAVDKRSALTVMSTLIYPESRGTLRLASADPTAAPIIDPAYLTCGRDADLLLEGMKLIREVMANKVIANDLDGELSPGPDFADDAALARELPNRATTVYHPVGTCRMGVDERAVVDTELKVRGIEGLRVADASVIPDIVGGNTNAPAMMIGEHCAQLMVGA, encoded by the coding sequence ATGAATCACCCCGACTATGTCGTCGTAGGTGCTGGTAGTGCGGGGTGTGCGGTGGCCGGGAGGCTGGCCGCGAGCGGGGCTGAGGTGGTCTTGCTCGAGGCAGGCCCTGGTGACAAGAACATGTTCGTGCGCAAGCCAGGGATGATCGCGGTCTTCCACAACGTGCCGCAGCTCAAGAAGCGACTCGACTGGGGCTATTACTCCACCCCGCAGGCGAGCGCGCTGGGCAGGCGGATCCCGCAGACGCGCGGCAAGGTGCTCGGCGGGTCCAGCTCGGTCAACGGGATGATCTTCGTGCGCGGAAACCGGCGCAACTACGACGACTGGGGGCTGCCGGGCTGGTCGTTCGACGACGTGCTGCCCAGCTTCAAGCGCATGGAGGACTGGGCCGACGGGCCGAGCGAACTTCGTGGCACGGGTGGGCCGATCAAGGTCACCCGCCAGCAGGGCATCACGCCCGCGGCTGAGGCGTTCGTCGAGGCGCTGAGCGAGACCGCCGGGGTGAAGAAGAACGACGACTACAACGGTGAGACGCAGGAAGGCGCGAGCTTCATCCAGCAGAACATCGACCGTGGCCTGCGCTACAGCGCCTCGATCGGCTACCTCACGCCCCGGCCGAACCTGACGGTGCGGACCGGTGTGACGGTGTCGCGGGTGGTCATCGAAGGCGGTCGGGCGACCGGTGTCGAGATCCTGACTCGCGCGGGCAAGGAAATCATTCATTGCTCTCGGGAGGTCGTGCTCGCGGCCGGGGTGTTCGGGTCCGCGCAGGTGCTGATGCTGTCCGGGGTCGGTCCCGCCGCGCATCTGCGGGACGTGGGTGTCGAGGTCCGTGCCGATCTGCCGGTCGGCGACAACCTGCACGATCATCTCTTCGTGCCGATGACGTTCCTGACGAAGAAGGCCGTCCACCGCGGCACCGCGCCTTACTTCGCCTCCGGGGTGGTCAAAGAAGCGATCCGGGGCAACACGTGGATGGGCCGCACGGTGTTCGAGGCGGTCGGCTTCGTGCACAGCTCGCGTGGCACCGCCGTGCCCGACATCCAGTTGCTCGCCCTGCCGTGGTCATACCCGCACCCCAACCAGGACGCGCCGATCCGCCATGCCGTGGACAAGCGGTCCGCGCTGACGGTCATGTCGACCCTGATCTACCCGGAGAGCCGCGGCACACTCCGGCTGGCGTCGGCCGACCCGACCGCCGCGCCGATCATCGACCCGGCGTATTTGACGTGCGGGCGGGACGCGGATCTGCTGTTGGAGGGCATGAAGCTGATTCGCGAGGTCATGGCGAACAAGGTGATCGCGAACGATCTGGACGGCGAACTGTCCCCGGGACCGGACTTCGCCGACGACGCCGCGCTGGCCCGCGAACTGCCGAACCGCGCGACGACGGTCTATCACCCGGTTGGCACGTGTCGGATGGGTGTGGACGAGCGTGCGGTGGTGGACACGGAGTTGAAGGTGCGGGGGATTGAGGGGTTGCGGGTGGCGGACGCGTCGGTCATTCCGGACATCGTCGGCGGCAACACGAACGCCCCCGCGATGATGATCGGCGAACACTGCGCCCAGTTGATGGTTGGCGCATAG
- a CDS encoding AAA family ATPase encodes MTRDPSALAAALAAAAGGPPSRHVITGGPSSGKDDLIEAIHTAGMPCMKDEPGREIYRKHRERLGRHLRKEDRREYSLEVLEAFVAEYIAHTRGIRFYNRGIPDGFGWEGFFGLKPTPQLEEATKRHRYDTIFVLDPLDTLEDPDDIVWAKDREIRRVHELIVQGYYDAGYEPVFVAPDSAAARLDFICANLRLPKPSRGA; translated from the coding sequence ATGACAAGGGACCCCAGCGCACTGGCAGCGGCTCTCGCCGCCGCGGCAGGCGGCCCACCAAGCCGCCACGTCATCACCGGTGGCCCCTCGTCGGGGAAGGACGACCTGATCGAGGCGATCCACACGGCCGGAATGCCCTGTATGAAGGATGAGCCCGGCCGGGAGATCTATCGCAAGCACCGCGAACGGCTGGGCAGGCACCTGCGCAAGGAAGACCGGCGCGAGTACTCCCTCGAAGTACTGGAGGCGTTCGTCGCCGAGTACATCGCGCACACCAGGGGGATCAGGTTCTACAACCGCGGCATCCCAGACGGCTTCGGCTGGGAAGGTTTCTTCGGACTCAAGCCGACCCCTCAGCTTGAGGAAGCCACCAAGCGCCACCGCTACGACACGATCTTCGTTCTCGACCCGCTGGACACCCTGGAGGATCCCGACGACATCGTCTGGGCGAAGGACCGCGAGATCCGCCGAGTGCACGAGCTGATCGTGCAGGGCTACTACGACGCTGGTTATGAGCCGGTTTTCGTCGCCCCCGACTCGGCTGCGGCGCGGCTTGACTTCATCTGCGCCAACCTCCGCCTGCCCAAGCCCAGCCGAGGAGCGTGA
- the zapE gene encoding AFG1/ZapE family ATPase has translation MCGVRSGAADLAHDRLVRRRRRPEASTALPRVLSRLPRRLRALSAPARAVDHAVDEVIGSCRLLCFDEFHLHDPGDAMLVAAVFRVLVDRGIVLLTTSKPNRGRTWSRRPSRSISPAPRAGWRCSSGSPPRSA, from the coding sequence ATGTGTGGGGTCCGGTCGGGCGCGGCGGACCTGGCTCACGACCGTCTTGTTCGACGCCGTCGGCGGCCGGAAGCGTCGACTGCACTTCCACGAGTTCTTTCGCGACTTCCACGCCGGCTACGCGCGCTATCGGCACCAGCGCGGGCGGTCGATCACGCCGTCGACGAGGTGATCGGCAGCTGCCGTCTGCTCTGCTTCGACGAGTTCCACTTGCACGACCCCGGCGATGCGATGCTCGTCGCCGCCGTGTTCAGGGTGCTGGTCGATCGCGGGATCGTGTTGCTGACGACGTCGAAGCCGAACCGTGGCCGGACTTGGTCTCGGCGGCCGTCCCGATCGATCTCGCCCGCACCGCGAGCAGGTTGGCGCTGCTCTAGCGGTAGCCCTCCAAGGTCTGCGTGA